In the genome of Pseudomonas sp. HS6, one region contains:
- a CDS encoding glycosyltransferase family 39 protein: protein MISLSPAIRQQSLIAGLLALLLFIAGVYGQAPIGFDSRFVLFAQEMLRHGPTVFPTTYGQPYADYSAVSTLFIWLLSLPFGAINTLTAWLPSAIAGAVIVTLMYRLLAVHSQRWALISIALLMLTSTFVTEVRAVSQDLMLAAVALSVFYLGYAHDHFGSGRRWPLIFALLLLGFGIRGPIGLVVPTGMLCSYYLLNRQWTRLFVFGVLASILLAACVGLLLWLAKLSGGEAFLQDVIRMQFMGRMDGSEGVSGSLYYFTSSLGNYALAYPLALLVLAAAWLSKPHQRGPALRLVQYCAAAGLIVMVGLSIPQAKKARYLLPMLPMAAIIAAYPFQVAHGRVFAWLRGIIQGLWLLTPALLIVALLAAQRRFPGVLTGVMPVMIVLGMLQLLALSRLWKPRWRAEVLALSSVLALWTVYAAVFEPVERDLYDTRAFSRAAFAQVQQNPAPLVLHGMGKDAKAIKFMVNVEQDLQPQFTETVQQLEALKAPAWLIMDSKDLQSLQGTQLASLQPVLSGRFDKNDYVLLYLKPL, encoded by the coding sequence TTGATCTCGTTGTCGCCTGCCATCCGCCAGCAGTCCCTGATCGCAGGGCTGCTGGCACTGCTGTTGTTTATCGCCGGGGTTTACGGACAGGCACCCATTGGCTTCGATTCACGTTTCGTACTGTTTGCCCAGGAGATGTTGAGACACGGGCCGACGGTATTCCCGACCACGTATGGCCAGCCGTATGCCGACTATTCGGCGGTTTCGACGTTGTTCATCTGGCTGTTGTCGCTGCCTTTCGGCGCGATCAATACGCTGACGGCGTGGCTGCCCAGCGCCATCGCCGGTGCGGTGATCGTGACGTTGATGTACCGCTTGCTGGCGGTGCATTCGCAACGCTGGGCGTTGATCAGCATTGCGCTGCTGATGCTCACCAGTACCTTCGTCACGGAAGTCCGGGCGGTGTCGCAAGACCTGATGCTGGCCGCCGTGGCGCTGTCGGTGTTCTACCTGGGCTACGCTCACGACCATTTCGGCTCCGGCCGGCGCTGGCCGTTGATCTTTGCCCTGCTGTTGCTGGGTTTCGGCATTCGCGGGCCGATCGGCCTTGTGGTGCCGACCGGCATGCTCTGCAGTTATTACCTGCTCAACCGTCAGTGGACACGGCTGTTCGTGTTCGGTGTGCTGGCGTCGATCCTGCTCGCCGCCTGCGTTGGCCTGTTGTTGTGGCTGGCCAAGCTCAGCGGTGGCGAGGCCTTTCTGCAAGACGTGATCCGTATGCAGTTCATGGGGCGCATGGATGGCAGTGAAGGCGTCAGCGGCTCGCTGTATTACTTCACCAGTTCACTGGGCAACTACGCGCTGGCTTATCCGCTGGCACTGCTGGTGCTGGCGGCGGCATGGCTGAGCAAACCGCATCAACGCGGGCCGGCCTTGCGTCTGGTGCAATATTGCGCGGCGGCCGGGTTGATCGTCATGGTCGGCCTGTCGATTCCACAGGCGAAGAAGGCGCGTTACCTGCTGCCGATGTTGCCGATGGCGGCGATCATTGCGGCGTACCCGTTTCAGGTGGCTCACGGTCGGGTATTCGCCTGGTTGCGCGGGATCATTCAGGGTCTTTGGCTGCTGACGCCGGCGCTGCTGATAGTTGCCTTGCTGGCGGCGCAGCGCAGGTTTCCGGGCGTGCTGACCGGTGTCATGCCGGTGATGATCGTGCTGGGCATGCTGCAACTGCTGGCATTGTCCCGACTGTGGAAACCTCGCTGGCGTGCCGAAGTGCTGGCCCTGAGCTCGGTGCTGGCGTTGTGGACGGTCTATGCGGCAGTGTTCGAGCCGGTAGAACGTGATCTCTACGACACCCGTGCCTTCAGTCGTGCTGCGTTCGCTCAGGTCCAACAGAACCCGGCGCCGCTGGTGCTGCACGGCATGGGCAAAGACGCCAAGGCGATCAAGTTCATGGTCAACGTCGAACAGGATCTGCAACCGCAGTTCACCGAAACCGTTCAGCAGCTGGAAGCGCTCAAGGCCCCAGCCTGGCTGATCATGGACAGCAAGGACCTGCAATCGCTGCAAGGTACGCAGCTGGCCAGTCTGCAACCGGTCTTGAGCGGGCGTTTCGACAAGAACGATTACGTGCTGTTGTACCTGAAACCCTTGTAG
- a CDS encoding amino acid ABC transporter permease, with protein sequence MSQTQAERLQAERKLAENQFDITQYQHVPRRYYGRIFFATLIVIAIIGLVRAFAEGKIEWSYIGQFLTSEAIMWGLLNTIIMAVLAMALGIVFGVITAIMRMSANPILRYVALTYTWLFRGTPLILQLLLWFNLALIFPTIGIPGLFELDTVSLMTPFVAALLGLSINQGAYTAEVVRAGLLSVDTGQYEAAKSIGMPRLQALRRIILPQAMRIIIPPVGNEFIGMVKMTSLASVIQYSELLYNAQNIYYANARVMELLIVAGIWYLATVTVLSFGQSRLERRFARGAGKRS encoded by the coding sequence ATGAGCCAGACTCAGGCAGAACGACTCCAGGCGGAGCGCAAACTGGCGGAAAACCAGTTCGATATCACCCAGTACCAGCATGTGCCACGGCGCTATTACGGGCGAATCTTCTTCGCCACGTTGATTGTGATCGCGATCATTGGCCTGGTGCGGGCCTTTGCTGAAGGCAAGATCGAATGGTCGTACATCGGCCAGTTCCTGACCTCCGAAGCGATCATGTGGGGCCTGCTCAACACGATCATCATGGCCGTGCTGGCCATGGCGCTGGGCATCGTGTTCGGGGTGATCACCGCGATCATGCGCATGTCGGCCAACCCGATCCTGCGCTACGTGGCGCTGACCTACACCTGGCTGTTTCGCGGTACGCCGCTGATTCTGCAACTGCTGTTGTGGTTCAACCTGGCGCTGATTTTTCCCACCATCGGCATTCCCGGCCTGTTCGAACTCGACACCGTGAGCCTGATGACCCCGTTCGTGGCCGCCCTGCTCGGCTTGAGCATCAACCAGGGCGCCTACACCGCCGAAGTGGTGCGTGCCGGTCTGCTGTCGGTGGACACCGGTCAGTACGAAGCGGCCAAGTCGATCGGCATGCCGCGCCTGCAAGCGCTGCGCCGGATCATCCTGCCGCAGGCCATGCGCATCATCATTCCGCCGGTCGGCAACGAATTCATCGGCATGGTGAAAATGACCTCGCTGGCGAGCGTCATCCAGTACTCGGAACTGCTCTACAACGCCCAGAACATCTACTACGCCAACGCCCGGGTCATGGAGCTGCTGATCGTCGCCGGTATCTGGTACCTGGCCACCGTCACCGTCCTGTCCTTTGGTCAAAGCCGTCTGGAGCGTCGTTTCGCTCGCGGCGCCGGCAAGCGCTCGTAA
- the arnE gene encoding 4-amino-4-deoxy-L-arabinose-phosphoundecaprenol flippase subunit ArnE: MSWLLLLTACLLTCLGQVAQKYAVESWRGVDSSWADKLRSPWLWLALFALGSGLLVWLLVLQRLEVGIAYPMLSLNFVLITLIARFVFREPIDRQHWIGVALVIGGVALLGQQS; encoded by the coding sequence ATGAGTTGGTTGTTGTTGCTGACGGCGTGTCTGCTGACGTGCCTGGGCCAGGTTGCGCAAAAGTATGCGGTGGAGAGCTGGCGCGGGGTCGATTCGTCCTGGGCCGACAAACTGCGCTCGCCGTGGCTGTGGCTGGCCCTGTTCGCACTGGGCTCGGGCCTGCTGGTCTGGCTGCTGGTGCTGCAACGCCTTGAAGTGGGCATCGCTTACCCGATGCTCAGCCTCAACTTTGTGTTGATTACGCTGATCGCGCGTTTCGTCTTTCGCGAACCGATCGACCGCCAGCACTGGATCGGCGTCGCGCTGGTGATCGGCGGCGTGGCACTGCTGGGGCAACAGTCATGA
- a CDS encoding amino acid ABC transporter ATP-binding protein, producing MRNIVKAVALNKYYDQYHALKDINIEVEQGEVLCIIGPSGSGKSTLLRCVNQLEKIDKGGLWVDGELVGYRVVGHKLHELNESQIARQRLATGMVFQRFNLFPHMTVLQNIIEGPCQVLKRSPKEAHEEALELLARVGLADKRDSYPIELSGGQQQRVAIARALAMRPKLMLFDEPTSALDPELVGEVLSVMRDLAQTGMTMIVVTHELGFAREVSNRMVFMDGGQIVEAGSPEEILISPQNPRTQSFISAVRT from the coding sequence ATGAGAAACATCGTCAAGGCTGTGGCCCTGAACAAATATTACGACCAGTACCACGCGCTCAAGGACATCAACATCGAGGTCGAGCAAGGCGAAGTGCTTTGCATCATCGGCCCGTCCGGCTCGGGCAAGAGCACCCTGCTGCGCTGCGTCAATCAGCTGGAAAAGATCGACAAGGGTGGTCTGTGGGTCGATGGCGAACTGGTGGGCTACCGCGTCGTCGGGCACAAGCTGCACGAACTCAACGAGTCGCAGATTGCCCGTCAGCGCCTGGCCACCGGCATGGTGTTCCAGCGTTTCAACCTGTTTCCGCACATGACTGTGCTGCAAAACATCATCGAAGGCCCGTGCCAGGTGCTCAAGCGTTCACCCAAGGAGGCGCACGAAGAAGCCCTGGAACTGCTGGCCCGGGTTGGCCTTGCCGACAAACGCGACAGCTACCCGATTGAATTGTCGGGCGGTCAGCAGCAACGGGTGGCGATCGCCCGCGCCCTGGCCATGCGCCCCAAGCTGATGCTGTTCGATGAACCCACTTCGGCACTCGACCCGGAACTGGTCGGTGAGGTGCTGTCGGTGATGCGCGATCTGGCGCAAACCGGCATGACCATGATCGTCGTCACCCATGAACTGGGCTTCGCCCGGGAGGTTTCCAACCGCATGGTGTTCATGGACGGCGGGCAGATCGTGGAGGCTGGAAGCCCCGAAGAAATACTAATAAGTCCGCAAAACCCGCGCACCCAAAGCTTCATTTCTGCCGTTCGAACCTGA
- a CDS encoding LysR family transcriptional regulator has product METPLSNSGNPPLKTAHRAPLALSGLDFKLLKVFKAVVEAGGFSAAQNELNVGLAAISKQISDLEIRIGMRLCTRGREGFHLTEEGRLVYQASIDLFASVDNFRDRLSSAQNELIGDLGVGVIDNTISDLNSPLVAALKRINEESPKVRFQLQATQLDEVERGVVEGRLVAGIVPVYQKREEFDYYPLYEERSEVYCAVGHPLFEMPEAKMNSDVLQDYECINHRYAIHRDKLNFARYDSFSASATQVEAVALLIKTGRFVGFLPRHYAATLVAAGQFRAVLPERINIATPFNLILRHNTVRSPLVKAFAQALGVDLKVPL; this is encoded by the coding sequence ATGGAAACCCCACTTTCCAATTCCGGAAACCCGCCGCTGAAAACGGCTCACCGAGCACCGCTGGCCCTCAGCGGACTGGATTTCAAACTGCTCAAGGTGTTCAAGGCCGTGGTCGAGGCAGGAGGCTTCAGCGCCGCGCAAAACGAGCTGAACGTGGGCCTTGCGGCCATCAGCAAGCAGATCTCCGACCTGGAAATCCGCATCGGCATGCGCTTGTGTACCCGGGGTCGCGAGGGGTTTCACCTGACCGAGGAAGGGCGTCTGGTGTATCAGGCGTCGATTGATTTGTTCGCGTCGGTCGACAACTTCCGGGATCGGCTTAGTTCAGCGCAGAACGAACTTATTGGCGATCTTGGTGTGGGCGTTATTGATAATACGATCAGCGACCTTAATTCACCGTTAGTTGCGGCGCTTAAGAGAATAAATGAAGAGTCGCCGAAAGTAAGATTTCAACTTCAGGCCACCCAGCTGGATGAGGTGGAAAGAGGAGTTGTAGAAGGGCGCCTGGTGGCGGGAATAGTACCGGTCTATCAGAAACGCGAAGAGTTTGATTATTACCCGTTATATGAAGAACGTTCGGAGGTTTACTGCGCTGTCGGCCATCCGTTGTTCGAAATGCCTGAAGCAAAAATGAACAGCGACGTGCTGCAGGATTACGAGTGCATCAACCACCGCTACGCGATCCATCGCGACAAGCTCAACTTTGCCCGCTACGACAGTTTTTCCGCCTCGGCGACCCAGGTCGAAGCCGTGGCGCTGCTGATCAAGACCGGCCGTTTCGTAGGCTTCCTGCCCCGGCATTACGCGGCCACGCTGGTGGCGGCGGGGCAGTTTCGTGCAGTGCTGCCGGAGCGAATCAACATCGCCACGCCATTCAATCTGATCCTGCGCCACAACACCGTGCGCAGTCCGTTGGTGAAGGCATTCGCTCAGGCGTTGGGCGTCGATCTGAAGGTGCCGCTGTAA
- the argH gene encoding argininosuccinate lyase: MSQTTDRLWGARFKSGPSAALAALSRCPERYFRLTPYDLAGSKAHAGELLRAGLLDEQETRTMIEALDGIGADFAAGGIAPTLDDEDVHTFIERLLTERLGALGGKLRAGRSRNDQTANDLRLFLRDHVRTLAVEVLALQQALVDQAEQHIESICPGFTHLQQAQPIVFAHHLLAHSQSMLRDVQRLVDWDARTSLSPLGAAAMAGSAIARQPQQSAKEMGYAGVCENSIDAVASRDHVAEFLFIASMLGINISRLAEEFCLWSSRQFRWVDLDDAYATGSSIMPQKKNPDIAELARGKAGRLIGNLTGLLSTLKSLPLSYNRDLSEDKNGVLDSVDTLLLVLPAMAGMVATMTVNVEELRRQAPLGFTLATEVADWLAVRGVPFKEAHEITGALVQACEKHNLELWEASPALLAEIDPRLTADVRDSLTLEAAIAARSGWGGTAPQQVREQIGRLKTALAAQQQWTENYQGFRL; the protein is encoded by the coding sequence ATGTCTCAAACCACCGACCGTCTCTGGGGTGCCCGTTTCAAAAGCGGCCCGTCCGCAGCCCTGGCGGCCCTGTCCCGTTGCCCCGAGCGCTATTTCCGCCTGACGCCATACGATCTGGCCGGTTCCAAAGCCCACGCCGGGGAACTGCTACGTGCCGGCCTGCTGGATGAGCAGGAAACCCGCACGATGATCGAAGCTCTGGACGGCATCGGTGCCGATTTCGCTGCCGGGGGCATTGCTCCGACGCTGGACGACGAAGACGTTCATACCTTTATCGAGCGCCTGCTGACCGAACGCCTCGGCGCATTGGGCGGCAAGCTGCGCGCCGGCCGCTCACGCAACGACCAGACTGCCAACGACCTGCGCCTGTTCCTGCGTGATCACGTCCGCACCTTGGCGGTCGAAGTCCTGGCGCTGCAACAGGCGCTGGTGGATCAAGCCGAGCAGCACATCGAAAGCATCTGCCCGGGTTTCACCCACCTGCAGCAGGCGCAGCCAATCGTGTTCGCCCATCACCTGCTGGCCCATTCGCAATCGATGCTGCGTGACGTGCAGCGCTTGGTGGACTGGGACGCCCGCACTTCGCTGTCCCCCCTCGGTGCAGCGGCCATGGCCGGTTCCGCGATTGCTCGCCAGCCGCAGCAATCGGCCAAAGAGATGGGTTACGCCGGGGTCTGCGAAAACTCCATCGACGCCGTGGCCAGCCGCGATCACGTCGCCGAATTCCTGTTCATCGCCAGCATGCTCGGGATCAACATCTCGCGTCTGGCCGAAGAGTTCTGCCTGTGGTCGTCGCGCCAGTTCCGCTGGGTCGATCTCGACGACGCCTACGCCACCGGCAGTTCGATCATGCCGCAGAAGAAAAACCCGGACATCGCCGAACTGGCCCGGGGCAAGGCTGGCCGTCTGATCGGCAACCTGACCGGTCTGCTCTCGACCCTCAAATCCCTGCCGCTGTCGTACAACCGCGACCTGAGCGAAGACAAGAACGGCGTGCTCGACAGCGTCGACACCCTGCTGCTGGTGCTGCCGGCGATGGCCGGGATGGTCGCGACCATGACCGTCAACGTCGAGGAACTGCGGCGCCAGGCACCGCTGGGTTTCACCCTCGCCACCGAAGTTGCCGACTGGCTGGCGGTGCGCGGCGTGCCGTTCAAGGAAGCCCACGAAATCACCGGTGCGCTGGTCCAGGCCTGCGAAAAACACAACCTCGAATTGTGGGAAGCCTCGCCGGCGCTGCTGGCCGAGATCGACCCGCGCCTGACGGCGGACGTGCGCGACAGCCTGACCCTGGAAGCCGCCATCGCTGCCCGCAGCGGTTGGGGCGGAACCGCGCCGCAACAAGTGCGCGAACAGATCGGCCGCCTGAAAACCGCCCTCGCTGCGCAGCAACAGTGGACCGAAAACTACCAGGGCTTCCGCCTCTAA
- a CDS encoding polysaccharide deacetylase yields the protein MSSLQPTWPDQHKACLALAFDLDGPTGDAMLNGSIWHKPEYFGFGGYGPYRALPRLLDLLDTFKIPTTFFVPALVVENWPKQCQAIVERGHEVAYHGYKHESFYALTLDQQQAVMNKSRDVFWQYLHIRAEGFRTPSGDWRAETPAMLADNGVIYSSSMRGDDRPYLVNVPGHDTPLVEIPGRWEMDDYASLAYTRAPNFPSGLDRTASYELTLDNWQREYDGAMDEGLCLTTLFHPKITGKPGRILLLEKLFEHMRQRDDVWFATCRDVARWWLKEHHHG from the coding sequence ATGTCCTCCTTGCAACCCACCTGGCCCGACCAGCACAAAGCCTGCCTCGCCCTGGCCTTCGACCTCGACGGCCCGACCGGCGATGCGATGCTCAACGGTTCGATCTGGCACAAACCGGAATACTTCGGCTTCGGCGGCTACGGCCCGTATCGCGCCTTGCCACGCCTGCTCGACCTGCTCGACACCTTCAAGATCCCGACCACCTTCTTCGTCCCCGCGTTGGTCGTGGAAAACTGGCCGAAACAATGCCAGGCCATTGTCGAACGCGGCCATGAAGTCGCCTACCACGGCTACAAGCACGAATCCTTCTACGCCCTGACGCTGGACCAGCAGCAGGCCGTGATGAACAAGTCCCGCGACGTTTTCTGGCAATACCTGCACATCCGCGCCGAGGGTTTTCGAACCCCGTCCGGTGATTGGCGCGCCGAAACCCCGGCGATGCTGGCCGACAACGGCGTTATCTATTCCAGCAGCATGCGCGGCGACGACCGCCCGTATCTGGTCAACGTCCCCGGCCACGATACGCCGCTGGTGGAGATCCCCGGCCGCTGGGAAATGGACGACTACGCCTCCCTCGCCTACACCCGCGCACCGAACTTCCCGTCCGGGCTCGACCGCACCGCCAGTTATGAACTGACCCTCGACAACTGGCAACGCGAGTACGACGGCGCGATGGACGAAGGCCTGTGCCTGACCACTCTGTTCCACCCGAAAATCACCGGCAAACCGGGGCGCATCCTGTTGCTGGAGAAACTCTTCGAACACATGCGCCAGCGCGATGACGTGTGGTTCGCCACCTGCCGTGACGTCGCTCGCTGGTGGCTGAAGGAGCATCACCATGGCTGA
- the arnF gene encoding 4-amino-4-deoxy-L-arabinose-phosphoundecaprenol flippase subunit ArnF, with the protein MSQARGIGFALGSVFLVSGAQLGMRWSMTRLPQPEQWLSALTTGNIDLTALAVVFTAILAYALSMLCWLAALRDLPLGRAYSLLSISYALVYLLAASLPLFNESFSFTKSLGVALVMLGVITINTRPAKAPDLRSAP; encoded by the coding sequence ATGAGCCAGGCACGCGGAATCGGCTTCGCGCTGGGCAGCGTTTTCCTGGTCAGCGGCGCCCAACTGGGCATGCGCTGGAGCATGACGCGCCTGCCGCAGCCTGAACAATGGTTGTCCGCGCTGACCACCGGCAACATCGATCTGACGGCGCTGGCGGTGGTGTTCACGGCCATTCTCGCCTATGCGCTGTCGATGCTCTGCTGGCTCGCCGCCCTGCGCGACCTGCCGCTGGGCCGTGCCTATTCACTGCTGAGCATCAGCTATGCGCTGGTGTATCTGTTGGCGGCCAGCCTGCCGCTGTTCAACGAATCCTTCAGTTTTACCAAATCACTGGGCGTGGCACTGGTCATGCTCGGCGTCATCACTATCAACACTCGTCCGGCAAAAGCGCCCGATTTGAGGAGTGCTCCATGA
- a CDS encoding ABC transporter substrate-binding protein, with product MKNFVIPAVLAGLMASSVSFAAELPAGIKEKGEIVVAIMPNYPPMDFKDPATNKLTGLDYDLGNALAERLGIKIKWQETGFEQMINALTTDRVDIVLSGMTDTAERQASVTFVDYFTSGPQFYTLQKNTATNEITDLCGKKVGTSRRTTFPAEIAAWSKEHCEAAGKPAINVIGTEGSADARAQLRQSRIDAAMQGSETLSYLKTQEKDMYKTVGQPISVQFTGLGVSKKKPELSEAVKVALQSMVDDGSYNAILKKWDLELGAIKEVTINAGK from the coding sequence ATGAAGAACTTCGTTATCCCAGCAGTACTCGCAGGCCTGATGGCTTCCAGCGTCAGCTTCGCCGCCGAATTGCCGGCCGGCATCAAGGAAAAAGGCGAGATCGTCGTCGCGATCATGCCCAACTATCCGCCGATGGATTTCAAGGACCCGGCCACCAACAAGCTCACCGGTCTGGACTACGACCTGGGCAACGCCCTGGCCGAGCGCCTCGGGATCAAGATCAAGTGGCAGGAAACCGGCTTCGAGCAAATGATCAACGCCCTGACCACCGACCGCGTCGACATCGTGCTGTCGGGCATGACCGACACCGCCGAGCGTCAGGCCAGCGTGACCTTCGTCGACTACTTCACCAGCGGCCCGCAGTTCTACACCTTGCAGAAGAACACCGCGACCAACGAAATCACCGACCTGTGCGGCAAGAAAGTCGGCACCAGCCGCCGCACCACGTTCCCGGCGGAAATCGCCGCGTGGAGTAAGGAACACTGTGAAGCCGCAGGCAAACCTGCGATCAACGTGATCGGCACCGAAGGCTCGGCCGACGCCCGCGCCCAACTGCGTCAGAGCCGTATTGATGCAGCGATGCAGGGCAGCGAAACCCTGTCGTACCTCAAGACCCAGGAAAAGGACATGTACAAGACGGTCGGCCAGCCGATCTCCGTGCAGTTCACCGGGCTGGGTGTGAGCAAGAAGAAGCCTGAGCTGAGTGAAGCGGTGAAAGTGGCGTTGCAGAGCATGGTGGATGACGGCAGCTATAACGCGATTTTGAAGAAGTGGGATCTGGAGCTGGGTGCGATCAAGGAAGTGACCATCAACGCCGGCAAGTAA
- the arnT gene encoding lipid IV(A) 4-amino-4-deoxy-L-arabinosyltransferase, which translates to MSKRWALPLLIGLILLAYLLPLGTHGLWIPDETRYAQISQDMLLSGNWVSPHFMGLRYFEKPIAGYWMIALGQELFGQNLFGVRFASALSTGLSVLLCFLIARRLWNEPRKSFVCALLYMSFTVVAGQAGYANLDPQFTFWVNLSLVALWFAVDSHSTRQRLISWAVLGLACGMGFMTKGFLAWLLPVLIALPWMLWQKRWRELLIYGPVAIAVAIIVSLPWVLAVHSQEPDYWRFFFWHEHIRRFAGDDAQHDAPWWFYLPLLVAFSLPWVGMLPPAFKQAWQTRAQPGIAFLLLWLVMPLAFFSLANGKLPTYILPCLLPLALLLGHALADRLRLEQGRALSVNGLLNLVLGVITLIALVYLQLKKPVYDHELHSMVLVFIALIGWIIANLAQAFLPLQCWAAPALGSLLLIGVLPAALPKSVVANKTPDQFILHHLDELSGTTHLLSNDLGAASALAWRLKQPKVALYNTVGELKYGLSYPEGAEQRITTDQVQQWVRDARRTGSVGVVMRVKGDDELHEVDLLPKDGTRYEQGNLVIIVLPKDPS; encoded by the coding sequence ATGAGCAAACGCTGGGCATTGCCGCTGCTTATCGGACTTATCCTGCTGGCCTACTTGCTGCCGCTCGGCACGCATGGCTTGTGGATTCCCGATGAAACCCGTTACGCACAGATCAGCCAGGACATGCTGCTGAGCGGCAACTGGGTGTCCCCGCATTTCATGGGCCTGCGCTATTTCGAGAAACCGATTGCCGGTTACTGGATGATCGCGCTCGGCCAGGAACTGTTCGGGCAAAACCTGTTTGGTGTGCGTTTCGCCTCGGCCCTCAGCACGGGTTTGAGTGTGCTGTTGTGCTTCCTGATCGCCCGCCGGTTGTGGAACGAGCCGCGCAAAAGCTTCGTCTGCGCCCTCCTCTACATGAGCTTCACCGTCGTCGCCGGCCAGGCTGGTTACGCCAACCTCGATCCGCAGTTCACCTTCTGGGTCAACCTGAGCCTTGTGGCGCTATGGTTTGCTGTCGACAGCCACAGCACCAGGCAACGTCTGATCAGTTGGGCGGTGTTGGGGCTGGCCTGCGGCATGGGGTTCATGACCAAGGGTTTTCTCGCCTGGCTGCTGCCGGTGCTGATTGCCCTGCCGTGGATGCTCTGGCAGAAGCGCTGGCGTGAACTGCTGATCTATGGTCCGGTGGCAATTGCCGTGGCGATCATCGTCAGCCTGCCGTGGGTCCTCGCGGTCCATTCGCAGGAGCCGGACTACTGGCGGTTCTTCTTCTGGCACGAACATATTCGCCGCTTTGCCGGTGACGACGCCCAGCATGATGCACCGTGGTGGTTCTACCTGCCGTTGCTGGTCGCGTTCAGCCTGCCATGGGTCGGCATGCTGCCGCCGGCCTTCAAGCAGGCCTGGCAGACCCGTGCCCAACCGGGCATTGCCTTCCTGCTGCTGTGGCTGGTGATGCCGCTGGCGTTTTTCAGCCTGGCCAACGGCAAGTTGCCGACCTACATCCTGCCGTGTCTGCTGCCACTGGCGCTGTTGCTGGGTCATGCACTGGCCGATCGTCTGCGTCTGGAACAGGGTCGGGCATTGAGCGTCAATGGTCTGCTGAACCTGGTGCTGGGCGTCATCACACTGATCGCACTGGTTTACCTGCAATTGAAAAAACCGGTGTACGACCACGAACTGCACAGCATGGTGCTGGTGTTCATTGCCTTGATCGGCTGGATCATCGCCAACCTGGCGCAAGCGTTTCTGCCGCTGCAATGCTGGGCGGCTCCGGCCCTCGGCAGCCTGCTGCTGATCGGTGTGCTGCCGGCCGCGTTGCCGAAGTCCGTGGTGGCCAACAAGACCCCGGACCAGTTCATCCTGCATCACCTCGACGAACTGTCCGGCACCACTCACCTGCTGAGTAACGATCTCGGTGCTGCCTCGGCACTGGCCTGGCGCCTGAAGCAACCCAAGGTGGCGTTGTACAACACCGTGGGCGAGCTGAAATATGGCCTGTCCTACCCTGAAGGCGCCGAACAGCGGATCACCACCGATCAAGTCCAGCAGTGGGTGCGTGATGCCCGCCGCACCGGCTCGGTCGGCGTGGTCATGCGGGTCAAGGGCGACGACGAGCTGCACGAAGTCGACCTGCTGCCCAAGGACGGTACTCGTTACGAGCAAGGCAACCTGGTGATCATCGTCCTGCCCAAGGATCCGTCATGA
- a CDS encoding GNAT family N-acetyltransferase, which produces MTFIIRLARPADAATLPAIERSAAELFRLDPNLAWLADSDVPDAAQHLQAIEQGHVWAAENAVGQLAGFLRAVEIDNQLHVEELSVSQDFQGRGIGRKLLLGVIEHARRRQLEAITLTTFRDLPWNAPFYQRMGFVPLNEVDAGPRLIEVLNDVIAHGLPGERRCAMRLMLG; this is translated from the coding sequence ATGACATTCATTATTCGCCTCGCCCGGCCTGCTGACGCGGCCACCCTCCCCGCCATTGAACGCTCGGCCGCCGAGCTGTTTCGCCTAGACCCGAACCTGGCCTGGCTCGCCGACAGCGATGTACCCGACGCCGCGCAGCATTTACAGGCCATCGAGCAGGGACATGTATGGGCCGCAGAAAATGCTGTCGGACAACTTGCAGGTTTTTTAAGGGCGGTTGAAATCGACAACCAGTTGCACGTCGAAGAACTGTCCGTCAGTCAAGACTTTCAGGGCCGGGGCATCGGTCGCAAGTTGCTGTTGGGCGTGATTGAACATGCGCGACGGCGGCAACTTGAGGCGATCACGTTGACCACTTTCCGCGATCTGCCGTGGAATGCGCCGTTCTATCAACGCATGGGTTTTGTGCCATTGAACGAAGTGGATGCCGGGCCGCGTTTGATCGAGGTACTCAACGACGTAATCGCCCACGGTTTGCCCGGTGAGCGACGTTGCGCGATGCGATTGATGCTCGGCTGA